The DNA sequence GACTGCCGAAAGAAGAATGGTTAAAACAGGTATGGATTACGATGGAGTCATTGAAGTGCTGGAAGGACTTACCGCTGGCGAAAATATCATCACCGCCGGATTTCAGAATTTAAACCCAGGTGAAATTGTAGTTTTCTAATTCCAAAAATGACCTATTATGTCGAAAGAAAACAAGTTTAAAGAATTTTTTGCAACAAGCTGGGCTATTGATAACCGGACAAGCGTTTACGTTCTTGCGTTCCTGATATCGGTACTCGGTATGATGAATTACTATTTTATCCCGAAGGAGCAATTCCCTCAGGTAGTAATTCCATATATCATTGTAAGTACGCCATATCCGGGAACTTCTCCCGAAGATATTGAAAACCTGGTTACCCGTCCAATCGAAAAACAATTGAAATCGATTTCGGATGTAAAGAAGATAACCAGTAACTCAGTTCCTGATTTCTCTTCAATTATCGTTGAGTTTGACCCTAATTTGTCGATCGAAACGGCAAAACAGCGCGTTCGCGATGCTGTCGACAAATCGAAAAGTGATCTTCCGACCGACTTGCCTTCGGATCCTTCGATTATGGACGTTGACATTTCGGCGATGCCGGTGATGTACCTCAATATCTCCGGAAACTATGATCTGGATAAATTGAAACATTATGCAGAAATCGCTCAGGATAAGATTGAAGGCCTGAAGGAAATTACCCGTGTTGATATTGTTGGAGCATTGGATCGTGAAATCCAGGTGAATTGCGACATTTTCAAGATGCAGGCGGCAAAAGTTACTTTCAGCAACATTGAACAGGCCGTTGCCATGGAAAACATGACCATTTCAGGTGGTACTTTAACCAATAATGGTGTCCGTAATACTGTCCGGATTAAAGGTCAGTTTGCCGATGTACAAACGCTGAAAGATATTGTGGTTCATTCTTCAAGTGGCGCTTTTGTTAAATTAAGCGACATTGCTGATGTAAAAGATAGCTTTAAAGAACAGGAAAGTTTTGCCCGTCTGGATGGTAAAAATGTAATTACCCTGAATGTGATCAAAAAGAATGGTGCAAACCTGTTGGACGCTTCGGATCAGATTGTACAAATTGTTGCGGATCTGAAAGATCGTGAGTTTCCCAAAGGCATGGATGTTACCATTACTGGCGACCAGAGCCGTCATACCCGAAATACTCTGGAAGAATTGAATAACACTATCATCATCGGATTTATTCTGGTAACCATTGTGCTGATGTTCTTTATGGGCTTTACCAACGCTTTCTTTGTTGGTTTGTCGGTACCACTCTCTATTTTTGTGGCTTACCTGATCATTCCGGGACTAGGCTTTACGATGAACATGATCGTGATGTTTGCATTCATCTTTGCCCTCGGGATTGTGGTTGACGATGCCATTGTGGTCATCGAAAATACACACCGTCTGCACAAGTTCAATCCCGATATTAATATAGCGGCCAAGAAGGCGGCAGGTGAGGTCTTTCTTCCTATTTTATCAGGAACATTAACAACATTGGCTCCATTCTTTCCATTGGCCTTCTGGCCGGGAATCGTTGGTCAGTTTATGCATTATTTGCCAGTAACATTGATTATTACGCTGTTCGCTTCGCTCTTTGTCGCTTATGTCTTTAATCCGGTATTCGCCGTTTCATTTATGAAACACGAGTACGATCAGGAATTTCAGGAAGGAAGCGGTTGGAAAAAGATTCGAAATATCATGATTATTATGCTGGCATTTGCCGCTGTATTTTATGCTACGAAAGTATATGGACTGGCCAACTTCTTGGTGTTTGCGGTACTGATGATCTTGTTCTTCCATTTTATCCTCAAAAGAATGATCACAACCTTTCAGGAGAAAACGTGGCCATGGATTATGGGTATTTATGAAAGGCAGCTGCGTATGATTCTGAAAGGCGGGCGTCCGGTAATGATTTTGGGTGGAATGATCGGACTTTTCATTTTAACCATCTTCATTACAGGTGCAGTTAAACCTACGGTATTGTTTTTCCCCGATAGTAATCCAAATAATATCTACGTCTATATAAAAATGCCGGGAGGTACTGATCAGAAAGTAACTGACAGTATCACAAGTGTTGCCGAGCAGCGCGTTTATAAAGTAATCGGTAAAAATAATCCTGATGTTGAATCCATTATTTCGAACGTAACCATTGGTGCGGAAGAACAAGGATTTGCTTCAACGGGAACTCCGTTCAACAAGGGAAAAGTATCAATCAATTTTGTGGAGCATAAATACCGCACGACAGGAGTATCAACAACAGAATACCTTGAAATTCTTCGGAAAGAGGTGAAAGATATTCCGGGAGCTGAAATTTCGGTTGACAAAGACAGCAACGGGCCACCGACCGGGAAGCCAATCAACATCGAGATTACCAGCGAAAATCTGGAGAATCTGATTGCTGATGCAAATGCTTTTAAGGATCATATTAAGTCGATGAATATTCCGGGAGTTGAAGAATTGAAGTCCGATTTTGAAATGAATTCTCCTGAAATCATTGTTCAGATTGATCGTGACCGGGCCCAGCGTTTGGGAATTTCAACCGGACAGATTGGGCTTGAAATTCGTACTGCTTTGTATGGAAAAGAAATCTCAAAATTTAAGCAAGATGAAGATGAATATCCAATCATGCTTCGGTACGAAAAAGTGACCCGCGATAACATCGATGCTTTGGTGAACCTGATGATTACTTACCGGGACATGAATTCGGGTATGTTACGTAGTATCCCGTTGTCAACCGTGGCTAAAATTGATTATACATCATCTTATGCCGGAATCAAGCGACTCGATCAAAAGCGTGTGATCACAGTTTATTCTAATGTTCTTTCAGGTTATTCTGCTAATGATATTGTTCCAGTTATCAAACGTGAAGCCAAGAATTTCACATTCCATGAGGGTACGAACATCAAGTTGACCGGAGAACAGGACGATCAGGCGGAAACGGCTACATTCCTTTTGAAAGCAATGATTATCGCCCTTGGTGCAATATTCTTTATCCTGATTACTCAGTTTGGTTCGGTTAGTAAATCACTTATTATTCTAAGTGAGGTTATCTTCAGTATCATCGGTGTTTTACTGGGAGTCATGATTTTTCACATGGATTTGGTGATCATGATGACCGGACTTGGAGTGGTAGCGTTGGGAGGTATTGTCGTCCGAAACGGAATTCTGATTGTCGAATTTATCGATTCGAAGAAAGCAGAAGGCATGCCTACACGGCGTGCAATCATCGAAGGTGGAAAAACCCGTATGACGCCGGTAATTCTGACCGCAACAGCAACCATGCTTGGCTTGGTTCCGTTGGCAGTGGGTATGAATATTAACTTCACCACGATGTTTACGGAATTGAATCCACACATTTACTTTGGTGGAGATAATGTGGCATTCTGGGGTCCATTGGCCTGGTCAATCATTTTTGGATTGAGCTTTGCTACATTCCTAACCCTGATGTTTGTTCCTGCATTGTACGAGCTGGATTATACCATCAAACTGAAGATGAAAAAACGCAAAAATCTGAAACGAATCAAAGCGTTAACTAAATAGAAGGTTTTGGATAAATAAATAGGATAGGGGCTAACTCACAAAGAGTTAAGCCCCTATTTTTATTTTGATTTTGGCCGGAATAAACCTTCGTGAGTTTCTTTAATTAGATCAATTATTGGGATATTTGCCGGGCAGCGGGATAAATCTATCCTTTTCAAATTTTCTTCGGTAGGGAAATTGCCCGGAAACCAATGGTCTTTTTCCTGAAACATGTTGTATCGGTAGAGCCCAAAGTCTTTCATATCGTAGCATTTCCAGAGCGTTCTAAAGCGCAATATTTCAGGAATATTCAATCCTGATGGATCATTCTCCATTACGTATGCATCAAAGTTGGAATAAGGATCGAGTTGTTTTTGCTCATCAAGAACTTGTTTGATCTGGTCATCTTCAGGCGAAATAGGAGCGGGGGCCGGAAAAATGCCGTTGAGGTGCTCAAACTGGGCGGTTACCGGTAATCCAAAAGTTAGCGTGTGAATAGCCGAATGGCTCAGGCAAAATCGGGCATTCCATTGAATAGGATGAAGAGGTGCTGTCAATTCGGTCAGCTTTTGCGAAGGTCGGAAAAGCTGGCCTCCTTTGTCGTTGGGCGAAATAATAAACACGCCCATGTCTTTCGATTCGGCCAGATCAATCGCTGCTTTATTTCGCTGGAAAAAATAGTAATAGTGAAGGTTTACAAAGTCGAACAGGTCAGTTTCTATGGCTTTCAGAATAACATCAAGCGGTGCATGAGTGCTGAATCCGACATGTTTGATGATTCCCTCTTCTTTCATCTTTAGCAATTCTTCAACCGGACCATCTTTGGTACAGGCAGTTTCCAGCAGATTCATCGTATTGATTCCGTGCCAGGCATAAAAATCGAAATAATCGGTTTTCAAAGCTTTTAATTGACTGAGAACCATTTTTCGTGTGTCCCCGGCAGTTTTCGGATTTCCTTTAGTCATCAAAAAATACGAATCGCGCTTCACTTTGAGTTCATCGTTCAGAACCCGACCATAAACATGTTCGCTTTTGCCATATCCATGCGCAGTTTCAATTAAGTTGATTCCTTGCTCCATGGCTTTTTGAACTGTATCGCGACATTGATCAAGGGTATCTTGTGGAATTTCTTCACGTGGTTCAGCCGATGCGTGTTTGTATCTCATGCCTCCCAATGTAATTACGCTTACCATTTTGTTGGTTTTCCCGAAGCGGCGGTATTCCATTTTTGGGCGATAAATCGTTAAGTTCTTAAAATCCATATCCTGTTTTAAAAAGAATCGGTGAAAATAATCAAAGTAAACAGAAAACAGGTGGGGAAGTTTAGAGAGAGTTGCTTTGCAGAAGGGCTTGGGCAATAATCAAATCAGTAGGAGTTGTAATTTTAATATTTTCGCGGTTTCCTTCAACCATCTGGATCGAAAATCCTGCTTTTTCTGCAACCGAAGCATCGTCGGTAAATGAGGTGTCGAATTCCTGTTTAAAAGCGTCTAGAATTTGCTCACTTCGGAAAGTTTGCGGTGTTTGAACGCTGAAATACTGGCTTCGGTCGACCGAAATATTCAGATTGCCTTCTTGTCTAAGAAGCGATTCGTTGACTGGTAGTACAGGAATTGCATTTCCGCTTTTTTTAGCAGTTTCGAGACATCTTTCGAGGGTTTCTTTACTCACCAGTGGTCTGACTCCATCGTGTATAAAGACGATCCCTTTGTTCTCAATTTGCGAAAGTCCGTTCTGAACAGAATGGAATCGGGTTTTACCTCCGAAAACAACCTGATGCGATAGGGAAAATGAATGTTTTAGGCATAATTCTTTCCAGAACTGGTGTTGATCTTTGGGAAGTACAAGTATGATTTTGCTTTCAGGGTCGAAATCGTGAAAAATCTGGATGGTATGCATCAAAACAGGTTTTCGGTGCAGTTCCAGAAACTGTTTTGGGATTTCGGTTCCCATACGGCTTCCCGAGCCTCCGGCAACAATAATGACAAAGTTTTTCATACGTTCTTCCATTACTGCAAAAGTACGATTTCAGCGCAAATGCCAATAGGTTTCAAAACTGTTTATTTGCAAGAAAATCAGAAGGAAACTTGTTGCTCCTGGTATGTTTTAGCAATATTCTTTTTCCATTTGACTGCAAAGAGGTGACAACAAAAAATCCACCAGATCAATGACCTACTGGATTTTTAGATGTGGGCGGTACTGGATTCGAACCAGTGACCCCTACCCTGTCAAGGTAATGCTCTAAACCAACTGAGCTAACAGCCCTTTTCGTGCCACAAAAATATAAATTTTTTACAATGTTTCTTTATTGGTGAATAAATCGGCTAAATTTGAGATTTTAGAATCAGAAAACTATTTTTGTTTTTTAATGTATGGGGTTATTCGTGGGTTAATTTTCCTAATAAATGATTGGTTTTGAACAATTAAAATATTTCGGATGAACAGAGAAATTCGTTGCATTGGTATTCTGTTTTGCTTGTTTCTTTCCGTTTTGGCATTTAGTGCCAAGGCTAGCGACAACACAACCGGCAAATCATATGATGAAACCATCTTCGTAATTTCGAATTTCTCAGGCGTAGATGCTAATCTCAATGAAACCCGCAGCATTAAAGAACTTCTTGATCAAAACATTGGTGGTTTCAGGTTTTATCTTGAATGGGAAAAGCAGCAGAATCAGCTCGTGATTAAAAAGGCCGACGGAACTTCCATTTCGCTTAGGCAGACTATGCACGAAATCAAGAACTATCTGGAGAACAAGCCAGATAAAATACTGACTCTTTTTCTTGATTTCAGCACAAACATCAACGAGTTAACCGATATCTTTCAGGAGTTGGGTATCAATCAGTACTTGTACACATACGATGTAAAGGAAGGTTGGGCACCTGTAAAAACCATGATCGAAGAAAATAAACGATTGGTTGTTTTTTCAATGCAGGAACACCGCAACAGTCCGGATTGGCTTCATTATGTCTGGAATCATGCCGTTGAACCTTATTTTTCGATTTGGGAAGCTCCGGTTTTTAAAGGAGAATTTCTTAAAGGCGACCCTAAAAATAGCCTGTTGATCTATAACGACTACAACTTCCCACGGAAAGGCGAAAACATAAACAATGCAAAATATGAAACCAATCAAAATCCTTACCTGATTGAACACGTTAAAAATACCTGGACAAATACCGGCAAAACACCTAATTTCATTATGCTTGATCGTTACGAAAATTGGGTTGTTGGTATAGTTTCTTATTTAAAAGGATTCAAAACGATTAAGGGCACGATCACATACAATACCCAGGTTCTTGATTACGTGAATTGGGATAAAATTGGTAGTCTTACCAGCGGAAAATACTGTTTCCCTGTTGGCCCGGGGGATAATCTGACCTTGACACCTAAAAGTCCCGGATTTCGATTTACTCCGGAAACCGTTACATTTAACGAACCCAGCCAAAGTGTTATTCAGCATTTTGTAGCTACGTCGATGGAAATTACAGACAATCTGGAAGGTCATTACACCTTTGCCAAAGAAGGCCATGATTTCAGCATCAATGGATTCGATGGAAAGGCGTATAACGTTAAGTTCGGGAACGACTCGATCCGATCGACAGTTGCGTTTTTTGATGAAAAAAAATATATTATACTCCCGGGTGCCGAATCATTCAAAATTCGGGATCACGATTTTACGGTGGCCGCCTGGGTGAAGATTAAAGAGTATTTGCCCAATAAGGAAGATTACTGTATCCTTGGAACAAAGACAAGTTCCTACCAGAAGGGGATTCACCTCTTGATCAGGAAACAAAAGCCATATTTTGGATTCTACAACAATGACTTGAGGGGCAAAACAAATCTTGAGGCCGGTAAATGGTATCATTTGGTTTGGAGATACAATAAATTAAGCGGTGAGCAAGCTATATTCCTGAACGGAAAGCTGGATAGTCGTTCACTGGGGCATCCGGCATATAAAGGCCGTGATAATCTGTACATTGGACTTGCAGGTTTCAACAAGGCTTCATATATGTATGGATCTATCGATAACCTTAGTATCTGGTCAAGAGCGCTTGGCGAAGAAGAAATTTGGGGAATGAGCAAAGATGTGATTGAAATTGTTCCTGTAAAGAATATTTTAATTCTTTATCCAATTTTATCCAGGAGCCTCATTGCGCTGGTGATCTTCTTTTTAATCGTGTTTTCCTACTTTAAGATCCCTTTCCGGAAATTGAAAAAACACCCGTCAACTGCCGATAAAATCAGGAGTATTGAGAATGCCATTATTCATAAACCCGAAACAAATTACATTCAGCTTTTCGGCGATTTTAAAGTCCTTGATAAAAACGGGATTGACATCAGTAGTCAGTTTACTCCAAAACTGAAACAGCTTTTCCTGATTATCCTTTTATATTCTCAACGCAACAAAAATGGAATTTCAACGAAAGAACTGACAGATATTCTTTGGTCGGGTCATTCGTCTCAAAGCGCCAAAAACAGCCGTGGCGTCACCATCCGCAAATTGCGACTCATCATCGAATCGCTCGAATCTGTTCAGATTAATTTTCAGATCGACCGCTGGTCAATGGTTTTCGACGGTAACGTGTACTGCGATTACGTGGAGTGTTTAAAACTGCTGAAGCGGGAAAAAATTCACGATACCGATTTTAACCTGAACTTCTATCACATCATTCAGGAAGGCGAGTTATTTAAAGGTGAATCGTATGACTGGCTCGACGATTTCAAAGGATTTGTAGGGAACAATATTGTTGATGTTCTCCTGAAATTTATCAATGAACTAACTGTTGAAAACGACAATGAATTAATCCTGAAGTTAACTGACCGAATTCTGGTGACTGATCCGGTAAACGATCAGGCATTGGCCTATAAACTGAAAGTTTTGGTCAATCAGAACAATTCTAATCTGGCTCGTTTTACTTTTGATCGCTTTTGTCTGCTCTATGAGGAGCTTTATGGCGAAAAATTCTCCATGAAATTTGAGGAATTGATTGCCTGATATAAAATATGTTTTTGAGCAGGGTTAATTTTATTAAAAAATCAATTATATTGCTCAAAATCAAAGATTTTTCCCGTTTTCAACAGTCTTTTCAGGGCTGATATTAACCTGAAATTAACCTTGCCTTAACCCGTCCGTAAACACCAGCTAAAGCCTCGCTAATTGCTCGATATTACATTTGTGCAATGATTCTAATTCCAGTATTCCCGGGAATTGAGTCGATCAAAACGATTATTTTATGAAGATTTGGAATTCTGTTCGTAGTTTGTTTAGCGGCAAGAGAGCTTTTGTGGTAGTGATTTCAATAGGATTGATTATTGGGATGGTTTTTATGTTTGCCGGTAGCAAAGCCGTACATTATACATCAACCGACGAATATTGTTTTTCATGCCACGTTCATCCGCATGCTGAACAAAGCTGGAAACTTTCGCCTCACTACGATAACAAATCTGGAGTAATTGTTCATTGTGTCGAATGTCATCTTCCGCCGGAAGGACATGGAATGTTATATGCTAAAGCTAAACACGGAGCCAAAGATGTTTATGGCTATTTGTTTAAAGATTCTGCCGACTATAAATGGGCTGCAAAGCGAAAACTTGAAATGGCCAAGAAATATACGTATGTTGAATCATGTGTAAGATGTCACAAAAACTTATTCCCCAAAACACTTACTGTTGCCGGAGAAAATGCCCACTTAAATTATCTGACAAGTAAGGAAGATGTCTCTTGCCTCAATTGCCATCTGAATGTAGGTCATTTTGACCCTAACGCCAAACACGAACACGACGCCAACTTTGGAGTAAATATTACTCAGAATACACAAATTTATGCTGAAGCAACTCCGGTTACCAGTTTTGCCAACTTTACCGAAAAAGTTCCCGGGACCGGTTTGACTTTTGACATGGTAGCTATACCTGCTGGCCAGTTCATCATGGGAAGTTCGAAAAAAGAACCTTTTCATAAACCTGATGAAAGTCCGATGCATCCAGTAAAAGTTTCGCGATTTTTTATGGCAAAAATAGAAGTAAGCTGGGACGAATACCTGGAGTTCTTTAAAGCAACATCGTCGCAGGGTCGCAAAGAAGCTGAAGTGAATAAGGATGTTGATGCAATTTCAGGCCCTACTCCGCCGTGGGGTGCTCCTGACCAGGGATGGGGAAAAGGCTCACGCCCGGCCATTACAATGACCTGGAAAGCCGCAAATACATATTGCCAGTGGCTATCGAAAGTTACCGGCAAAAAGTACAGGCTTCCAACTGAAGCAGAATGGGAATATGCAGCCAGAGGCGGAACCAAAACGCCGTATTTTTTTGCCGGAAGTCCGAAAGATTATACTTCTGAAGGGTTTTTCAAAAAGATATTTGGCGCCGATACCACGACAATTAATTCATATGTAGCTTATAAAGCGAACAGCATGAGTCAGACCGTTGAACCAGCTTCAGTAAAGGCAAATGCTTTTGGCCTGAAGAATATGTTGGGCAATGTGTATGAATTCTGCTCCGACTATTATTCTCCTACGGCCTATGCTGCGTATAAAAAGGGAGCTGTTAATCCGAAGGGACCCAAAAGAGGGAAGGAGCATGTAATCAGGGGAGGATCTTTTAAAAGTGATGCCCGTGATGTAAGAAGCGCCGCACGCGATTTTACCAAAACCACCGAATGGTTGGTTACCGATCCACAAATGCCTAAAAGTGTTTGGTGGTATTCCGACTGTGTTGACATTGGTTTTAGGGTAGTTTGTGAAGTAGATGAAAATGTAAAATAGAAAACACATCCAGATGGAAAATAATAAAGGTTTAAATAGAAGACGGTTCCTGGAGTCAACTGCTCTGGCAAGCATTGGATTATTAGGTGCAAGTGTCGCCATTTCGGGATGCAAAAAGGCAAATAATGCCAAAATACTTGGATTGCCGCCCATTTTAAAGGCTGCACCAAAAGGTAAAAAATTACGCGCTGGATTAGTTGGTGTTGGCAATCGTGGAACCGGGGCTGCTTTAAATTTTATTAGCTCAGGGCCAGATTTGCATATTGTAGCTTTGGCTGATGTTTTTCAGGATAAAGTTGATGCAGGTCGTGAGAGGTTTGCGAAACTAAAGATGGAAATTCCAGCCGAAAACTGCTTCTCGGGATTCGATGCCTACAAAAAATTGATGGCACTGCCCGATGTCGATGTGGTTATTCTGGCCACTCCACCGCAATTCAGACCTGAACATTTGAAGGAAGCCGTTTTGCAGAATAAGCATGTTTTTATGGAAAAGCCTGTGGCGGTCGATCCCGTTGGAATTCGGTCGATCATTGCCAGTGGCAAAAAGGCCGAGGCCATTGGTCTGAATATCGTTACAGGTACTCAGAGACGCCATCAGGAAGATTACATTGAAACCTATAAACAAGTCGCCAATGGAGCCATTGGAAAACTTGTTTCAGCCAGGGCATTCTGGAATCAGAACCACGTTTGGTTCCGTACCCGCGAGGAAGGTTGGGACGACATGACTTATATGGTTCGCAACTGGAATAATTTCTGCTGGTTATGTGGCGATCATATTTTAGATACACACATTCATAACATCGATGTGATCAACTGGTTTGTAGGCCGTCCACCGGTAAGCGCCGTTGGCTATGGAGGCCGCGCACGACGAATAACTGGTGATCAATATGACTTTTTCAGTGTCGATTTCGACTACGGAGATGGCTTTTTCTCGCACAGTATGTGTCGTGAAATCGACAATTGCGCCAACAACACAGGCGAATTCATTATGGGAACCGAAGGATATACCAATTGCGTGAACACCATTTGGAATTTGGACGGATCGGTAAAGTGGAAGTTCGAATATCCGAAAGATGAAAACGGGAACGAGACCAGTTCGCTGAAAATTCCGGCTTACGTGCAGGAACACATGCATCTGGTTCATTCCATTCGTACAGGAGAATATGTAAATGAGGCTGAAACGACTGCAAATTCAACGCTTACCGCAATCATGGGAAGAACGTCGGCTTACACCGGTAAAAAAGTAACCTGGGAAGAAATTTTTAAATCCGACATGGATCTTGGGCCAGAGAAAATTGAATTTGGTTCGGTTGACATGCAGTTTGAAGTGCCAGTGCCGGGAACTGCACACAAAGCATAAATCGAGTAAAATAAATTAATACAATAGAATTCAATACACACGTGCTTTTTCATCCTATTAACCGGGATGCTTTTCTAAACCAACCAACACTGCCAGCAAGGGAGAATTAATCCTCCTGAGCTGGCAGTCTTTTAATATCAGGCGCGATTGAGCTTCCTTTGTAAAATGACATTTTCAAACTTAAAAACTATATCTTTAACCCACAATTAACCCTGATTAGACTGTAAGTTTCTTTCAGGAATAAAGAAAACTGCCAAAACAAACAAACCTATGTTTTCACTCATAATTCCGGTTTATAATGAGGAGGGGCTGATCGAGGAATTGGTAGCTCGTTCGGTTAAAGCGCTTGAGTCGTTTACTACAAACTATGAGATTTTATTTGTTAACGATGGCAGCGTTGACTCCACGCTCCGGAAGCTGATTGAAGCGCGAAAACAATACCCAAGAATAAAGATTGTTGACCTGTCCAGAAATTTTGGACACCAGGCGGCTTTTACTGCCGGGCTGGAAATGGCTTTGGGAAACTATGTGGCCATGATGGATGGTGATCTTCAGGATCCACCCGAACTATTAGCGGAGATGTACCGAATGATTAATGAAGATGGATTTGACATTGTTAGTGGAAAGCGGCAAGGGCGTAAAGGGAAGCGACTGAGAGTTGCCACTAATTTATTCCATGCATTTTTCAAAAAAGTATCAGGAATCGAGGATATGGAAAATTCGGGTAATTTTTCAGTCATGAACCGTTCGGCCGTGAATGCCATTGTACAGATGAAAGAAACGATCAGGTACTTACCCGGATTGCGTTCGTTTATTGGATTTAGGCAGGGCTATGTTGAATATATTCGCGAAGCCCGTTTGGAAGGAGAACCCAAAATGACTCTTGGAAAATTAATCGTTTTGGGCGCCGACGCTATTTTCTCCTTTTCTAAGTTCCCGATTAAGG is a window from the Aquipluma nitroreducens genome containing:
- a CDS encoding 2-C-methyl-D-erythritol 4-phosphate cytidylyltransferase, whose product is MKNFVIIVAGGSGSRMGTEIPKQFLELHRKPVLMHTIQIFHDFDPESKIILVLPKDQHQFWKELCLKHSFSLSHQVVFGGKTRFHSVQNGLSQIENKGIVFIHDGVRPLVSKETLERCLETAKKSGNAIPVLPVNESLLRQEGNLNISVDRSQYFSVQTPQTFRSEQILDAFKQEFDTSFTDDASVAEKAGFSIQMVEGNRENIKITTPTDLIIAQALLQSNSL
- a CDS encoding efflux RND transporter permease subunit, with the translated sequence MSKENKFKEFFATSWAIDNRTSVYVLAFLISVLGMMNYYFIPKEQFPQVVIPYIIVSTPYPGTSPEDIENLVTRPIEKQLKSISDVKKITSNSVPDFSSIIVEFDPNLSIETAKQRVRDAVDKSKSDLPTDLPSDPSIMDVDISAMPVMYLNISGNYDLDKLKHYAEIAQDKIEGLKEITRVDIVGALDREIQVNCDIFKMQAAKVTFSNIEQAVAMENMTISGGTLTNNGVRNTVRIKGQFADVQTLKDIVVHSSSGAFVKLSDIADVKDSFKEQESFARLDGKNVITLNVIKKNGANLLDASDQIVQIVADLKDREFPKGMDVTITGDQSRHTRNTLEELNNTIIIGFILVTIVLMFFMGFTNAFFVGLSVPLSIFVAYLIIPGLGFTMNMIVMFAFIFALGIVVDDAIVVIENTHRLHKFNPDINIAAKKAAGEVFLPILSGTLTTLAPFFPLAFWPGIVGQFMHYLPVTLIITLFASLFVAYVFNPVFAVSFMKHEYDQEFQEGSGWKKIRNIMIIMLAFAAVFYATKVYGLANFLVFAVLMILFFHFILKRMITTFQEKTWPWIMGIYERQLRMILKGGRPVMILGGMIGLFILTIFITGAVKPTVLFFPDSNPNNIYVYIKMPGGTDQKVTDSITSVAEQRVYKVIGKNNPDVESIISNVTIGAEEQGFASTGTPFNKGKVSINFVEHKYRTTGVSTTEYLEILRKEVKDIPGAEISVDKDSNGPPTGKPINIEITSENLENLIADANAFKDHIKSMNIPGVEELKSDFEMNSPEIIVQIDRDRAQRLGISTGQIGLEIRTALYGKEISKFKQDEDEYPIMLRYEKVTRDNIDALVNLMITYRDMNSGMLRSIPLSTVAKIDYTSSYAGIKRLDQKRVITVYSNVLSGYSANDIVPVIKREAKNFTFHEGTNIKLTGEQDDQAETATFLLKAMIIALGAIFFILITQFGSVSKSLIILSEVIFSIIGVLLGVMIFHMDLVIMMTGLGVVALGGIVVRNGILIVEFIDSKKAEGMPTRRAIIEGGKTRMTPVILTATATMLGLVPLAVGMNINFTTMFTELNPHIYFGGDNVAFWGPLAWSIIFGLSFATFLTLMFVPALYELDYTIKLKMKKRKNLKRIKALTK
- a CDS encoding SUMF1/EgtB/PvdO family nonheme iron enzyme, producing the protein MKIWNSVRSLFSGKRAFVVVISIGLIIGMVFMFAGSKAVHYTSTDEYCFSCHVHPHAEQSWKLSPHYDNKSGVIVHCVECHLPPEGHGMLYAKAKHGAKDVYGYLFKDSADYKWAAKRKLEMAKKYTYVESCVRCHKNLFPKTLTVAGENAHLNYLTSKEDVSCLNCHLNVGHFDPNAKHEHDANFGVNITQNTQIYAEATPVTSFANFTEKVPGTGLTFDMVAIPAGQFIMGSSKKEPFHKPDESPMHPVKVSRFFMAKIEVSWDEYLEFFKATSSQGRKEAEVNKDVDAISGPTPPWGAPDQGWGKGSRPAITMTWKAANTYCQWLSKVTGKKYRLPTEAEWEYAARGGTKTPYFFAGSPKDYTSEGFFKKIFGADTTTINSYVAYKANSMSQTVEPASVKANAFGLKNMLGNVYEFCSDYYSPTAYAAYKKGAVNPKGPKRGKEHVIRGGSFKSDARDVRSAARDFTKTTEWLVTDPQMPKSVWWYSDCVDIGFRVVCEVDENVK
- a CDS encoding LamG-like jellyroll fold domain-containing protein — translated: MNREIRCIGILFCLFLSVLAFSAKASDNTTGKSYDETIFVISNFSGVDANLNETRSIKELLDQNIGGFRFYLEWEKQQNQLVIKKADGTSISLRQTMHEIKNYLENKPDKILTLFLDFSTNINELTDIFQELGINQYLYTYDVKEGWAPVKTMIEENKRLVVFSMQEHRNSPDWLHYVWNHAVEPYFSIWEAPVFKGEFLKGDPKNSLLIYNDYNFPRKGENINNAKYETNQNPYLIEHVKNTWTNTGKTPNFIMLDRYENWVVGIVSYLKGFKTIKGTITYNTQVLDYVNWDKIGSLTSGKYCFPVGPGDNLTLTPKSPGFRFTPETVTFNEPSQSVIQHFVATSMEITDNLEGHYTFAKEGHDFSINGFDGKAYNVKFGNDSIRSTVAFFDEKKYIILPGAESFKIRDHDFTVAAWVKIKEYLPNKEDYCILGTKTSSYQKGIHLLIRKQKPYFGFYNNDLRGKTNLEAGKWYHLVWRYNKLSGEQAIFLNGKLDSRSLGHPAYKGRDNLYIGLAGFNKASYMYGSIDNLSIWSRALGEEEIWGMSKDVIEIVPVKNILILYPILSRSLIALVIFFLIVFSYFKIPFRKLKKHPSTADKIRSIENAIIHKPETNYIQLFGDFKVLDKNGIDISSQFTPKLKQLFLIILLYSQRNKNGISTKELTDILWSGHSSQSAKNSRGVTIRKLRLIIESLESVQINFQIDRWSMVFDGNVYCDYVECLKLLKREKIHDTDFNLNFYHIIQEGELFKGESYDWLDDFKGFVGNNIVDVLLKFINELTVENDNELILKLTDRILVTDPVNDQALAYKLKVLVNQNNSNLARFTFDRFCLLYEELYGEKFSMKFEELIA
- a CDS encoding aldo/keto reductase, with product MDFKNLTIYRPKMEYRRFGKTNKMVSVITLGGMRYKHASAEPREEIPQDTLDQCRDTVQKAMEQGINLIETAHGYGKSEHVYGRVLNDELKVKRDSYFLMTKGNPKTAGDTRKMVLSQLKALKTDYFDFYAWHGINTMNLLETACTKDGPVEELLKMKEEGIIKHVGFSTHAPLDVILKAIETDLFDFVNLHYYYFFQRNKAAIDLAESKDMGVFIISPNDKGGQLFRPSQKLTELTAPLHPIQWNARFCLSHSAIHTLTFGLPVTAQFEHLNGIFPAPAPISPEDDQIKQVLDEQKQLDPYSNFDAYVMENDPSGLNIPEILRFRTLWKCYDMKDFGLYRYNMFQEKDHWFPGNFPTEENLKRIDLSRCPANIPIIDLIKETHEGLFRPKSK